The Shewanella mangrovisoli genome has a window encoding:
- a CDS encoding leucine-rich repeat-containing protein kinase family protein has translation MQTLAQLKAGQLQGITRLQLVENLTEFPREIFDLADTLEILELSNNQLSSLPEDLPRLTHLKILFASNNRFEVLPEVLGQCPKLEMIGFKANQIHSVPEASLPLHTRWLILTDNQITALPERMGQLYRLQKLALAGNRLTSLPASMAQCHNLELVRLSANALAALPSWLLKLPKLTWLAFAGNPFSHTLVDPHADVPSVPNVTLADIELGEKLGEGASGIIYQGRWLNPAMVAATGCEQIAVKLFKGEVTSDGYPADELDCCLTTGEHPNLIKVLAHISQQDQLGLVMALIPQGFYNLGLPPSLESCTRDTFKAGTEFSLKDIVKIALQLAETLAHMHAQHISHGDVYAHNMMINQQMSLLFGDFGAASNLAKLSTSERSAMQAIEVRALGCLIEDLLPFAGADRADALRAQLRQLTELCMQPELSCRPSFRDIAKLLARLWQAQACEV, from the coding sequence GTGCAGACGTTAGCGCAGTTAAAAGCGGGACAATTACAAGGGATTACTCGTTTACAATTGGTTGAAAACTTAACCGAGTTTCCGCGGGAGATCTTCGACTTAGCCGATACGCTCGAGATCCTCGAATTATCCAATAACCAGCTCAGTTCACTGCCCGAAGATTTACCTCGCTTAACCCATTTGAAGATTTTGTTTGCTTCCAATAACCGCTTTGAAGTGCTGCCAGAGGTGTTAGGCCAGTGTCCGAAACTGGAGATGATAGGCTTTAAAGCCAATCAAATTCATTCAGTTCCTGAGGCGTCATTGCCCTTGCATACCCGTTGGTTGATCTTAACGGATAACCAAATTACCGCCTTGCCGGAACGTATGGGGCAGTTGTATCGCCTGCAAAAATTAGCCTTAGCGGGCAATCGCTTAACCTCGCTGCCAGCATCCATGGCCCAATGCCATAACTTAGAGTTAGTGCGTTTATCGGCAAATGCCTTAGCCGCGCTGCCGAGTTGGTTGCTTAAGCTACCTAAACTCACCTGGCTGGCGTTTGCGGGTAATCCCTTTAGTCATACGCTGGTCGATCCCCATGCCGATGTGCCCAGTGTGCCCAATGTGACACTAGCGGACATTGAACTCGGAGAAAAACTCGGTGAAGGTGCCTCCGGTATTATTTACCAAGGACGTTGGTTAAATCCTGCAATGGTTGCCGCAACTGGGTGTGAGCAGATCGCGGTGAAGTTATTTAAGGGTGAGGTGACCAGTGACGGTTATCCGGCCGATGAATTGGATTGTTGTTTAACCACGGGCGAACATCCAAATCTTATCAAAGTATTAGCGCACATCAGCCAACAGGATCAGCTAGGGCTAGTGATGGCGTTAATTCCCCAAGGATTTTATAACTTAGGTTTACCGCCCTCCCTCGAATCCTGCACCCGCGATACCTTTAAGGCGGGGACTGAATTCAGCCTTAAGGACATAGTTAAGATAGCCTTGCAGTTGGCCGAGACTCTCGCGCATATGCACGCCCAGCATATCAGCCATGGTGATGTGTATGCGCACAATATGATGATTAATCAACAAATGTCACTGCTGTTCGGTGACTTCGGCGCCGCCTCAAACTTAGCAAAATTATCTACATCGGAGCGTAGTGCCATGCAGGCCATTGAGGTGCGGGCGCTGGGTTGTTTGATTGAAGATTTATTGCCCTTTGCTGGTGCTGATAGAGCCGACGCGCTGCGAGCTCAACTGCGACAGTTAACAGAGCTATGTATGCAACCTGAGTTATCTTGCCGTCCATCTTTTAGGGATATCGCGAAGTTATTAGCCAGATTGTGGCAAGCTCAAGCATGCGAAGTGTAG